From Anopheles coluzzii chromosome 3, AcolN3, whole genome shotgun sequence, the proteins below share one genomic window:
- the LOC120955206 gene encoding uncharacterized protein LOC120955206 isoform X2, producing MQYRTPTSILIFFCLVCHIALCAPNDGKYNPRKYNKNGKYVHRGEDYVEDLSRYRYVHYDDGDRGRYYHIHIPYDGGYGNYEGGHEPYRFPPYDPAGEYAEQVNKYSYDPFRADSYDIKKPSIYLEYGIPSVSETNTASSVVDVRKSLLPGPGTAYLPVPASGELDVRQSLLPGPGTAYLPVVSSKEQSLAIGSSEKRSKILPHPNSIDSIDHLTTAASSDRNSVRATTTQPPIETTTVPNILTDRSDPIDDSSLHSRPCFATSAPLKLSKT from the exons ATGCAGTACCGCACACCGACGTCCATCTTA attttcttctgtttggtATGCCACATAGCTCTATGTGCACCGAACGATGGAAAGTATAACCCGAGAAAGtacaacaaaaatggaaaatacgTGCACAGAGGTGAAG ACTACGTGGAGGATCTGAGCCGGTACCGGTACGTGCACTATGACGATGGCGATCGCGGAAGGTACTACCACATACACATACCGTATGATGGTGGTTACGGCAACTACGAAGGTGGCCACGAGCCCTACCGATTCCCACCGTACGATCCAGCCGGAGAGTATGC CGAACAAGTGAATAAGTATTCGTACGATCCTTTCCGAGCGGATTCGTACGATATCAAGAAACCATCCATCTATCTTGAGTACGGTATACCTTCGGTGTCCGAAACTAACACCGCCTCCAGTGTAGTGGATGTCCGGAAGTCGTTACTGCCCGGACCAGGAACGGCATACCTACCCGTACCAGCATCAGGGGAACTCGACGTTCGTCAATCACTTCTTCCTGGGCCGGGAACGGCGTACCTTCCTGTGGTGTCTTCCAAAGAACAGAGTCTTGCGATCGGCTCCTccgaaaaacgatcaaaaatCCTTCCCCATCCTAATAGCATCGACAGTATAGATCACCTCACAACGGCTGCGAGCTCCGATCGTAACTCCGTGCGTGCTACGACAACACAGCCTCCGATCGAGACGACAACAGTGCCTAATATACTAACCGATCGGTCCGATCCGATCGATGACAGTTCGCTGCACAGCCGTCCCTGCTTTGCCACCAGCGCCCCACTAAAGCTCTCCAAAACGTGA
- the LOC120955206 gene encoding uncharacterized protein LOC120955206 isoform X1, whose product MQYRTPTSILIFFCLVCHIALCAPNDGKYNPRKYNKNGKYVHRGEGDYVEDLSRYRYVHYDDGDRGRYYHIHIPYDGGYGNYEGGHEPYRFPPYDPAGEYAEQVNKYSYDPFRADSYDIKKPSIYLEYGIPSVSETNTASSVVDVRKSLLPGPGTAYLPVPASGELDVRQSLLPGPGTAYLPVVSSKEQSLAIGSSEKRSKILPHPNSIDSIDHLTTAASSDRNSVRATTTQPPIETTTVPNILTDRSDPIDDSSLHSRPCFATSAPLKLSKT is encoded by the exons ATGCAGTACCGCACACCGACGTCCATCTTA attttcttctgtttggtATGCCACATAGCTCTATGTGCACCGAACGATGGAAAGTATAACCCGAGAAAGtacaacaaaaatggaaaatacgTGCACAGAGGTGAAG GAGACTACGTGGAGGATCTGAGCCGGTACCGGTACGTGCACTATGACGATGGCGATCGCGGAAGGTACTACCACATACACATACCGTATGATGGTGGTTACGGCAACTACGAAGGTGGCCACGAGCCCTACCGATTCCCACCGTACGATCCAGCCGGAGAGTATGC CGAACAAGTGAATAAGTATTCGTACGATCCTTTCCGAGCGGATTCGTACGATATCAAGAAACCATCCATCTATCTTGAGTACGGTATACCTTCGGTGTCCGAAACTAACACCGCCTCCAGTGTAGTGGATGTCCGGAAGTCGTTACTGCCCGGACCAGGAACGGCATACCTACCCGTACCAGCATCAGGGGAACTCGACGTTCGTCAATCACTTCTTCCTGGGCCGGGAACGGCGTACCTTCCTGTGGTGTCTTCCAAAGAACAGAGTCTTGCGATCGGCTCCTccgaaaaacgatcaaaaatCCTTCCCCATCCTAATAGCATCGACAGTATAGATCACCTCACAACGGCTGCGAGCTCCGATCGTAACTCCGTGCGTGCTACGACAACACAGCCTCCGATCGAGACGACAACAGTGCCTAATATACTAACCGATCGGTCCGATCCGATCGATGACAGTTCGCTGCACAGCCGTCCCTGCTTTGCCACCAGCGCCCCACTAAAGCTCTCCAAAACGTGA